In Drosophila simulans strain w501 chromosome 3R, Prin_Dsim_3.1, whole genome shotgun sequence, a single window of DNA contains:
- the LOC6729861 gene encoding uncharacterized protein LOC6729861, with protein MAFNMCANSLWLGLVALLVLAKSGDALQAKRFFGVGERVDGDQLLVKDVLHSRPAGAGELPGVTFTYEILEPITCVEILSEENISAEVKFSLVNRLIVGIIQLAASNQSVDPSAPTVPPTAEFDVTIMVFGLNDTSKHFDPSLVINRDQQFEGEMEPYEEIFPEPDQYVEVFDNNRRDDLEIDEGDDNLSEEDIESYTEGPFVTDYFDKPDKYIEVGKRQAGDELLYDCYQTSPDDSEKPTNHSVVFYYIDTNLITYVRFAILDHYANRNISEAEYQAPVVEYSHYTSGTLKAVITDYDSKSLFVQMYVYGYRGRTAPPSYEPFLPPPLWQNALLESRTKNNATPHLTPLQTLQLLLLTGQRTTPPPGVYNDSVEHEEQRSIRPEEMMFERIEDESEGESETNSALRQMNQDMGMAALLGLLLLILHN; from the exons ATGGCATTTAACATGTGTGCAAATTCGCTTTGGTTGGGCCTAGTTGCCCTtctggttttggccaaaagtggcgACGCCTTGCAGGCAAAACGTTTCTTCGGTGTGGGCGAAAGGGTGGATGGGGATCAGCTCCTGGTCAAGGATGTTCTCCATTCCCGTCCAGCCGGCGCCGGCGAGCTGCCCGGAGTGACGTTCACCTACGAGATTCTGGAGCCAATCACCTGCGTGGAAATTCTATCGGAGGAA AACATTTCGGCGGAGGTGAAATTCAGCTTGGTGAATCGCCTCATCGTGGGCATAATCCAATTGGCTGCCAGCAATCAAAGCGTTGACCCATCAGCTCCCACTGTTCCACCAACCGCCGAGTTCGATGTGACCATCATGGTGTTTGGCCTAAATGACACCTCCAAGCATTTCGATCCCTCACTGGTCATCAATCGCGATCAGCAATTCGAGGGCGAGATGGAGCCCTACGAGGAGATCTTTCCGGAACCGGATCAATACGTCGAGGTATTTGACAACAATAGACGCGATGACCTGGAGATCGACGAAGGTGATGACAATCTGTCCGAGGAGGACATCGAGAGCTATACGGAAGGGCCATTCGTAACAGACTATTTCGATAAGCCAGACAAGTACATTGAAGTTGGAAAGAGGCAGGCGG GCGATGAACTTCTCTACGATTGCTATCAAACATCGCCGGATGATTCGGAAAAGCCAACCAACCACTCGGTGGTTTTCTACTACATCGATACTAACTTAATAACATATGTGCGGTTTGCTATACTGGAT cactATGCCAATAGAAATATCTCGGAGGCCGAATACCAAGCGCCCGTGGTGGAGTACAGTCACTATACGAGTGGCACCCTAAAGGCGGTCATCACCGACTATGATTCGAAAAGCCTCTTTGTCCAGATGTACGTCTATGGATATCGCGGCCGCACGGCGCCGCCCAGCTATGAGCCCTTCCTGCCCCCGCCGCTGTGGCAAAATGCACTCCTGGAGTCGCGGACCAAAAACAATGCCACTCCGCACCTGACGCCGCTGCAgacgctgcagctgctgctgctgaccggCCAGCGGACCACTCCGCCGCCAGGAGTGTACAATGATAGCGTGGAGCACGAGGAGCAGCGCAGCATTCGGCCGGAGGAGATGATGTTCGAGCGGATCGAGGATGAGAGTGAGGGTGAGAGTGAGACGAATTCGGCACTGCGCCAGATGAACCAGGACATGGGAATGGCGGCGCTGCTGGGCCTGCTCCTTCTGATCCTGCACAACTAG